A stretch of the Mycobacterium sp. ITM-2016-00317 genome encodes the following:
- a CDS encoding M23 family metallopeptidase translates to MPQHRLPRSSEASAAPGLTEVTDIIPFNEFGQLGDLDDLEFLSHAAFDRDTQVIHAPELDDLNDTADEAPLSLAVPTEFRAAPRADRQPSAHAYRDSHTDVSDGTAKTDIIDMRGTKGLHRKTEVPVRGRLVVAAMAVGATAAGAYTMTNNTSKAPAATVLAADQAVLGDGAITGSVDGMQIVTVTPVANAAVHAEEITKAAAFAQERAEREARLTKPQFVMPTTGVWTSGFGYRWGVLHAGIDIANAIGTPILAAADGLVVAAGSEGGYGNVVKIRHADGTVTLYGHNSSIMVNVGERVMAGDQIAKMGNTGNSTGPHCHFEVHIGGTRVDPVGWLAKRGLSPGGYVG, encoded by the coding sequence TTGCCTCAGCATCGTCTGCCTCGCTCTTCCGAGGCCTCCGCGGCGCCTGGCCTGACCGAAGTCACCGACATCATCCCGTTCAACGAATTCGGCCAGCTCGGCGATCTTGACGATCTAGAGTTCTTGTCCCACGCGGCATTTGACCGCGACACTCAGGTGATCCACGCTCCCGAGCTCGACGACCTCAACGACACCGCCGACGAGGCACCGCTCAGCTTGGCCGTGCCGACCGAGTTCCGCGCCGCACCGCGCGCCGACCGGCAACCGTCCGCCCACGCCTACCGCGACAGCCACACCGACGTCAGCGACGGCACAGCAAAGACCGACATCATCGATATGCGCGGCACCAAGGGCCTGCACCGCAAGACCGAAGTGCCGGTCAGGGGCAGGCTCGTCGTCGCGGCGATGGCGGTCGGAGCGACCGCCGCCGGCGCGTACACGATGACCAACAACACCTCGAAGGCGCCGGCCGCGACGGTGCTCGCCGCCGACCAGGCGGTGCTCGGCGACGGCGCGATCACCGGTTCGGTGGACGGCATGCAGATCGTCACGGTCACGCCGGTCGCGAACGCCGCGGTGCACGCCGAGGAGATCACCAAGGCCGCGGCTTTCGCCCAGGAGCGCGCCGAGCGCGAGGCCAGGCTCACCAAGCCTCAGTTCGTGATGCCCACTACCGGCGTCTGGACCTCGGGCTTCGGCTATCGCTGGGGCGTGCTGCACGCCGGCATCGACATCGCCAACGCGATCGGCACCCCGATCCTGGCGGCGGCCGACGGCCTGGTCGTCGCGGCGGGGTCCGAGGGCGGCTACGGCAATGTGGTCAAGATTCGCCACGCCGACGGCACCGTGACGCTGTACGGCCACAACAGCTCGATCATGGTCAACGTCGGCGAGCGCGTGATGGCCGGCGACCAGATCGCCAAGATGGGCAACACCGGAAACTCCACGGGGCCGCACTGCCACTTCGAGGTGCACATCGGCGGCACCCGCGTCGACCCCGTCGGATGGTTGGCCAAGCGGGGGCTCAGCCCCGGCGGCTACGTTGGCTGA
- the sucD gene encoding succinate--CoA ligase subunit alpha gives MSIFLNADSKVIVQGITGGEGTKHTKLMLKAGTQVVGGVNARKAGTTVKHQDKDGNDVELPVFASVAEAMKETGADTSIAFVPPAFSKDAIIEAIDAEIPLLVVITEGIPVQDTAYAWAYNVEKGQKTRIIGPNCPGVITPGESLVGITPNNITGKGPIGLVSKSGTLTYQMMYELRDLGFSTAIGIGGDPVIGTTHIDAIEAFEKDPETKIIVMIGEIGGDAEERAADYIKANVSKPVVGYVAGFTAPEGKTMGHAGAIVSGSSGTAAAKKEALEAAGVKVGKTPSETAALAREILENL, from the coding sequence ATGTCTATTTTCCTTAACGCGGACAGCAAGGTCATCGTCCAGGGCATCACCGGCGGCGAGGGCACCAAGCACACCAAGCTGATGCTCAAGGCCGGCACCCAGGTCGTGGGCGGGGTGAACGCGCGCAAGGCCGGCACGACCGTAAAGCATCAGGACAAGGACGGCAACGACGTCGAGCTCCCGGTGTTCGCCTCGGTCGCCGAGGCGATGAAGGAGACCGGCGCCGACACCTCGATCGCGTTCGTGCCGCCGGCGTTCTCCAAGGACGCGATCATCGAGGCCATCGACGCCGAGATCCCGCTGCTGGTCGTCATCACCGAGGGAATCCCGGTGCAGGACACCGCCTATGCGTGGGCCTACAACGTCGAGAAGGGCCAGAAGACCCGCATCATCGGCCCCAACTGCCCGGGCGTCATCACCCCCGGTGAGTCGCTGGTCGGCATCACGCCGAACAACATCACCGGCAAGGGTCCGATCGGCCTGGTGTCGAAGTCCGGCACGCTGACCTACCAGATGATGTACGAGCTGCGCGATCTCGGCTTCTCCACCGCCATCGGCATCGGCGGCGACCCGGTCATCGGCACCACCCACATCGACGCCATCGAGGCGTTCGAGAAGGACCCGGAGACCAAGATCATCGTGATGATCGGCGAGATCGGCGGCGACGCCGAGGAGCGGGCCGCCGACTACATCAAGGCCAACGTCTCCAAGCCGGTCGTCGGCTACGTCGCGGGCTTCACCGCTCCGGAGGGCAAGACCATGGGCCACGCCGGCGCCATCGTGTCGGGCTCCTCGGGCACCGCCGCCGCCAAGAAGGAGGCGCTGGAAGCTGCAGGCGTGAAGGTCGGCAAGACGCCGTCGGAGACGGCGGCGCTGGCCCGGGAGATCCTCGAAAACCTCTGA
- the sucC gene encoding ADP-forming succinate--CoA ligase subunit beta yields MDLFEYQAKELFAKHNVPTTPGRVTDTAEDAKAIAEEIGKPVMVKAQVKVGGRGKAGGVKYAATPEDAFTHAQNILGLDIKGHVVKKLLVAEASDIAEEYYISFLLDRANRTYLAMCSVEGGMEIEEVAATKPERLAKVPVDAVKGVDEAFAREIAEKGHLPAEVLDAAAVTIAKLWEVFVKEDATLVEVNPLVRTPDDQILALDGKVTLDANADFRQPGHAEFEDKDATDPLELKAKENDLNYVKLDGAVGIIGNGAGLVMSTLDVVAYAGEKHGGVKPANFLDIGGGASAEVMAAGLDVILNDSQVKSVFVNVFGGITACDAVANGIVSALQILGDEANKPLVVRLDGNNVEEGRRILSEANHPLVIQADTMDSGADKAAELANK; encoded by the coding sequence ATGGACCTCTTCGAGTATCAGGCGAAAGAGCTGTTCGCCAAGCACAACGTTCCCACCACTCCCGGCCGGGTCACCGACACCGCCGAGGACGCCAAGGCCATCGCCGAGGAGATCGGCAAGCCGGTCATGGTGAAGGCGCAGGTCAAGGTCGGCGGCCGCGGCAAGGCCGGTGGCGTCAAGTACGCCGCGACCCCCGAGGACGCCTTCACCCACGCACAGAACATTCTCGGCCTGGACATCAAGGGCCACGTCGTCAAGAAGCTGCTGGTCGCCGAGGCGAGTGACATCGCCGAGGAGTACTACATCTCCTTCCTGCTCGACCGCGCCAACCGCACCTACCTGGCCATGTGCTCGGTCGAGGGCGGCATGGAGATCGAAGAGGTCGCCGCCACCAAGCCCGAGCGGCTGGCCAAGGTGCCCGTCGACGCGGTCAAGGGTGTGGACGAGGCCTTCGCCCGCGAGATCGCCGAGAAGGGCCACCTGCCCGCCGAGGTGCTCGACGCCGCCGCGGTCACCATCGCCAAGCTGTGGGAGGTCTTCGTCAAGGAGGACGCCACGCTGGTCGAGGTGAACCCGCTCGTCCGCACGCCCGACGATCAGATCCTGGCGCTGGACGGCAAGGTCACCCTCGACGCGAACGCCGACTTCCGTCAGCCCGGCCACGCCGAGTTCGAGGACAAGGACGCCACGGATCCGCTGGAGCTCAAGGCCAAGGAGAACGACCTCAACTACGTCAAGCTCGACGGTGCCGTCGGCATCATCGGCAACGGCGCCGGCCTGGTCATGTCGACGCTGGACGTCGTCGCGTACGCCGGTGAGAAGCACGGCGGCGTGAAGCCGGCCAACTTCCTCGACATCGGTGGCGGCGCCTCGGCCGAGGTGATGGCCGCCGGGCTGGACGTGATCCTGAACGACTCTCAGGTCAAGAGCGTGTTCGTCAACGTGTTCGGCGGCATCACCGCCTGCGACGCGGTGGCCAACGGCATCGTCTCGGCCCTGCAGATCCTCGGCGACGAGGCCAACAAGCCGCTCGTGGTCCGTCTCGACGGCAACAACGTCGAAGAGGGCCGCCGCATCCTCTCCGAGGCGAACCATCCGCTGGTCATCCAGGCCGACACCATGGACTCCGGCGCCGACAAGGCCGCCGAGCTGGCGAACAAGTAA